AATATTAGTTGCATTATAGAaacaagttttattattttctctttttccaaatcCACGCAGGCACGCTTTGTAGTTAGTAGACATTGAGTGAGCTCCATCGCCTCCTTTTGTTCTTGAAGGAAATGTGGCTGCTTTGCTGTCCTTTCCAGTTTTCAGACAATTTCATTTAATCCAGTGGGAAAAGTATGGAAGCACTTCTAGTTCAACTGCAGGCCCATAGGTGTGTGTCCAGCCCGATGAGGACGTCTCGTTAGACCTACGTGACGGCTGGGACAGGTGATAGGCATGGTCTCTGCATTTATGTGGGATGTTTGAGGACACTGATTGGGAACAAGGAAACAATTCTGTACCTGCTGCTTGGTGATACATTTCTACCACATGGTTCTGACAGCAGGGGAAGAAAACGTCTGGTTAGAGACTCTCTCTTGAGGGTCTGGTACCACCGAGTTGGGCACTCATTGTTGCTCCAGAACCCAAACATTCCAAATCATTTACTCCGTCTCTGTCCACATGAGAGGAGTATGGAAAATGAAGCTAGTTAAATAAGCATTGCAATGGAGGGGGAAGCAGAGGACTAGCCCAGTGGTAGAGATATGACTTCATCTTATCTGGCGCTTCACGGCACTGCTGACCTCAGTGATGGAGTGATGGTACCTCTCTGAGGCGGCCTTGAACTCCACCAGATGCTTCTCGTAACTTCTGATGGCTGCTTGAAGCTGTGTCTTCTCCACTGCTCCCAAGATGGCTTGGATGATCATATCTATGCCAAGACTGAGCACAGCAATTCCAATGCTACCAAGGAGAGAAGTCCCAATGTGAGCTAGCACAGTGACCAGCTTGTTAATTATGCCAGTTGTGACATTTGAGCCCACGAGTTTAACAGCCACTGCACTGGCTGCAGATGTAGCTTCGCCCAGGATGACAGAAATGACCTTTTGCACAATCGctatcttctctgtctccctttccttgATGTCCTGAAGTTTCCTATAAAGCGTTGGCTCCAGTTTCTCTTTCAGTGCCTCATCAACCTTTTGCAGTTCCTTCTGGATTTTTGTCATGGCTTGGATAATGATGTCACAGTTTTCTTTGATGGTCCCATCTCTTTTCATTTCGATGAAGGCCAACTTACAGCCCAAGTGGGTGTTCAGGACCCCTGCCAGCTTGTTGGTGACCTGAAAGCTGTCAGACAGGCAGTCCAGGAGCTGCTGGTGAAGACGGTTCACTTCCTGCCGCCTCCTTGGGTTTTCTGGGTAGAGGAAGTCACTCTGAGCCATATTGCAGCCACTGTCTCTGAAAAATCAAGCAGAAATTGTCACAGAGTACCTGTGTGACTCTACCCAGGAGGCCTTCAAAGTAGCCACAGCTAAAGCTTTCCCTGAGAACTTACTTAGCAGGtttgatttatttgttggtttgagATGAACTAGGtgtgaatttctgatcctccagcctcagcctcccaaagctgtgattacaggcctgtgcctccTGCCTGCTTTATtcaatgctggggatcaaatgcagagcctcatgcatgctacaCAAGCGTCCTGCAAAGGAGCTGAACCTTCACAGCCCTTTAGAGGTCAGCTCTCCACCTCTTCCTTACTTAGTTACTTATTTCCCCAACCCCTAGCCACCACACTAAGTGTGTGGCTACCGGATATGTTTCTCAGGCACCTAGAGTTAAATCAATAGTATGAAGATCTCTGGGTTTACAGCAACACTGATATAAATTTAGTGGGTATGCATTTGATACTGTAAAATATTCACACCAGGATCGGCTAGGTGGCTTAGTGGGTACCAGTACTTGCTTTACAAACCTGCAAACCTGAGTTTGGACCCTGGAACCCACACgagagaggagagaactgactcttgggaggtgtcctctgagctctacatACCCGCCGTGATGTTCAAGCACCCACCCACAACACCTCACCTCTCcccaataaataatttcaaaatttaaaaagggaaataaaatgttaGCCTATGTTATACCTCTACAGGCcaactgtttttaaaacataaggaCTATCGAAAATGATGCTCATGTAATATTAGAATCTTAAACAATTCTtcatgagccaggcatggtggtgtatgcctttgaCTCTGGCACTCTGGacgcagagacaggcagatctctgtgagttcaagaccagcctgcactgcatagcaagttccaagtcagccagagcAGTTCAGTGAAATCCTAggtcaaaatacaaaaatttctCAGAATAAGAGTATATTTTTAAGATGGTAGGTTGAACTATCATTTAAGGAGGAGGGGGACACCATACAAGGACAGGACAGTTATGATTATGTCTGGGACTCTCTTTGTAAAGCACACACGTTAAATGATTTAGTATAGTCTATATTCATGTGGCCATTTGTTTTGTATGAAAAAgggtcttggggctggagagatggctcagaggttaagagcactgactgttccaaaggtcctgagttcaattcccagcaaccatatggtggctcacaaccatctgtaatggggtctggtgccctcttctggcctgcagacatacatggaaggaatgctgtatacataataaataaataaatattaagaaaaaagaccaagaagtgatatataaaaaaaaaagaaaaagaaaaagggtctCACATGTAGGCCAGGCTCATATGAATTCACTAGGAAGCCCAGTAcaatctcaaactcacagtgatctcctgccttttcctcctgagtgctgagagcagCCACCACACTCAGTCCTCAGCCATTAAGACAGGCTAGGGTGAGTGTCTGAAGGAAGGTAATCTCACAAAAGCAGTAGTAGCCAAAGCACACTGGAGAACAATACAGgtgacttggggggggggacactttTTGTGCTTGTATTTGTGGCTCACAGCACCTTTTACTAGGAGAGGAAAACAATGATActtttttgagtttattttactgaaaaactGGGCACAGAAAGAACAGCTATGCCAAATTAATGTGCATACTTCAAATAGGCTTTCTGTGTGCCTGGCACTTTGACATTCTGTTAAAGTCTACAATGGttagttttataattattttatgtgtatgagtgttttgtctgcatgtatgcatgtctgtgcatcatgtgtgtgcctagtgccctctaaggccagaagaagacaccgaattccctagaactgaagttacagacagttgtgagcctccacgtgggtgctggcaactgaactcaggttctttggaaagagcatccagtgctcttaacctcagagccatctctctagccctgctttatatatatatatatatatatatatatatatacatatatatatatatacgtatatatacgtatatatgtatatatgtgtatatatacacatatatatatgtatatatatacacacacacacacatatatatatggtttaCCAAACAATCATTTCTCTGTTATCTGTGTTGTAagtctgtcttcctgtttctgttgtACAAGGCAGGCAACTGACTACCAACTTACATTCTGATCTTGTTTGTTCTCGCAtctgtccttttgtgtttttttttaaactttttttttaagatttatttattatgtatacaacattctgcctccatgtatgcccacatgccagaagagggtgccagatctcattacagatggttgtgagccaccatgtggttgctgggaattgaactcatgacctctggaagagcagccagtgctctcatctactgagccatctctccagccctgtccttTTGTGTTAGAAGAACAATTATCTTGTGTTCAGTGCACAGAGCACACTTAGAAGAATTTGATGCTGTCTACCCTAACACTGAAACTAAAGCCAGCTAGCATCTTTgaactgcttttgttgtttgtagtTGGTGTTCGGTACAATTTCCAGGAGTGTTTTTCTTCAACCTAGTGAAACACAAAGAAGGAACTATTGGTGATGCCCCACTTCCTTGGTTTTTCTAATCAGGCTAGGAAGTTAAGGCATTTATAACTACAgtgtcaaattgaaaaaaaaatggttatacAAGATTTGTGTTTGACTTGTGTAAAGTCAATTTTTAAACAATTCccactttttatttctctctattaGTATTGCCCCAGGTAGAGAGACACTGGGATCATTCAGGAAGGGTCACAGCTTGTGGGCTTTTGAACTGATCCCTTTAAATGTGTACATGATAGTTAAGACTCCTATTGCTGCACGGAGGACCAAGAGTGGATAACGCGTGCTGCTTCCATTCTGGCTTTCAACTGTTTGCTTCTGAGTCTCAGTCTGGTTGCTGTATTCGGTGGAACAGAAGCCCTGTAATTAGGCTTCTTAAAGCTCACTGATGCCTGCCGATGACACAAAGCTGTCCATGCCCAAGAGGCATTCTGGGCCATACACTTACTACCACTTTATTAAATTTTTGACAGTTACTTGCCTGGAGCCTGATAAAGATCGTGGCATTACAAGGAGCCTCAGAGGTGAGTTTAACAGTTAACAGACTATGTAAGGCAGATTTGGGCTCTCATAAAATCTGAGTTATCACATAACCAGTGCTCGCTGTGAGTGAGAAAGTCCTGTTTGGGGGGTTACTCTCCAGTTCTGCAGCCTGCTGT
The Microtus ochrogaster isolate Prairie Vole_2 chromosome 14 unlocalized genomic scaffold, MicOch1.0 chr14_random_2, whole genome shotgun sequence genome window above contains:
- the Smco3 gene encoding single-pass membrane and coiled-coil domain-containing protein 3, translating into MAQSDFLYPENPRRRQEVNRLHQQLLDCLSDSFQVTNKLAGVLNTHLGCKLAFIEMKRDGTIKENCDIIIQAMTKIQKELQKVDEALKEKLEPTLYRKLQDIKERETEKIAIVQKVISVILGEATSAASAVAVKLVGSNVTTGIINKLVTVLAHIGTSLLGSIGIAVLSLGIDMIIQAILGAVEKTQLQAAIRSYEKHLVEFKAASERYHHSITEVSSAVKRQIR